The Streptomyces capitiformicae genome contains the following window.
GTGTCCTTGGTGTGCCGGTTGTGGAAGACGGAGTAGCCCGCCTCGGACGAACCGAGCCCGTCCACGAAGACCGAGCCCTCGACACGCGTCCGGCTGAGGTCCCGGCGGACCTCGATACGGCTCCCGTGCTGGACCAGTGCCCGGATGTGCGCCTCGTGCGCCGCGTCCCCGGTGTTGAACCACACCTGCACACTGGACAGATCACGGGCGCTCAAGTCCTCGGCCGCCATCTCGCCGAAGGTCCCGGCGAAGGCCAGCACGGTCGTCGGCCGGAACTCCTCGATGCCGTCCAGCACATCGGTGCCACGCTGGCTGGAGAGCAGCTTGATGTCGGTGCGCAGCAGCAGGCAGTACAGCAGCGTCGCCACCATCGCGTTGTGCGCGCCCGGCAGCCCCACCAGCGTGCGCTCCATGTCGGTGCCGGTGGAGTAGCGCAACCGGTGCAACTGCGCGTACATCAGCGTCCGATGGGTGTGCGGCACTCCCTTCGGCATGCCGGTGGTGCCGGAGGAGTGGGAGATGAGGACCGGGTCGGTGGGATCGTGCCGGTACGGGTACGCCGCCGGGAGGGACGCGCGGTGCTCGGGCCGGATGTCGGCGGCGGTCACACAGAACCCGAGCCCCGAGCCCTCCAGCACGTCGTGGTGCGTCGCGTCCGTGAAGGCGCCCACCGCGCCCTGCCGCCGTACGTACTCACGGGCGATCTCGGGGGAGAGGTTGCCGTTGACGAACGACGGGATCGCGCCGAGGGAGGTCAGCGCCAGGAAGTTCACGGCGAACTCGGCGCTGGAGTACGAGTGGATGGCGACGGGATCGCGGGGCCGTACGCCGTGCGCCGCGTACCAGCCCGCGTACGTCTCGACCACCTCGTACAACTGCCCGAGCGTCAGCACCTCGGGGTGGCTGCCGTCCGGCGCCGGCCAGGTGCCGTCGGTGCGCAGCACGGGCTCGTCGAGCGCGCGGCCGTACGCCTTGAGGCGGGCCAGGACGTTGCCGGCGCCGAGTTCGGTGTCGGAGCAGATCCGCGCCCGCTCCTGCCTACTGATGAGCATGGGTGTCGGTCTCGTTTCTTTCGCGGAGGGCGTGGGTGAGGACGAAGGGGCCAAGCGTGTGACTTCCGCCGTCGCGCAGCAGCCGGTCGTGCGTGGCGACCAGGTCGAAGAGGCCCTCCACACTTCCGGGATGCCCGTCGATTCGCGCGGCCCCTTCGGCCGACCTGACCGTCACCGGGGTGTCGGCGCCGGGGCGGCCGAGCAGCACCGCCGCCGCCAGGGCCGCGGCCTCCGGGAGGTCCGGGACCGGGCGGCCGCTCTCCTCGACGAGGTCCCGGTACGCGGCAGCCAGCCGCTCGCCGCCGCCCAGTTCGATGCCGACCACCAGGACCCGGTCCAGCTCGGGGTCCTCCAGGAGCAGGTCCGCCATCGCCAGCAGCTCGGTCACCGGGTCGTCGAGGGTGGAGAGGCTGAACATCTGCCCCGTGATCCCGAACTCCCGGCTCATGTGCCCCAGCACGGAGTTGGCGGTGGCCTGCATGAACAGCAGCGGGTTGTGCACCCGGCCGGAGACCACCCGCCGGCTCGCCAGATCCGCGGTGGTGGTGTCGCCCATCAGGCTCGCCAGCGCCACGGCCGTACGGGAGCCGTCCCCCGGGCACTCGGTCAGACACCGTGCGGCCACCTCGTACGCCAGCGGGCTGAACGCCGACTCCACGAAGCCGGGAAGCCTCGGCAGCGCGATGTCGCCGTCGTCGCCGGTGCCGTGGGTGGCGGTGGTGGCGGTGAGGATGCCGAGGGGGGAGCGAAGAGCCGCTTTCTCGGCCGG
Protein-coding sequences here:
- a CDS encoding class I adenylate-forming enzyme family protein; this translates as MLISRQERARICSDTELGAGNVLARLKAYGRALDEPVLRTDGTWPAPDGSHPEVLTLGQLYEVVETYAGWYAAHGVRPRDPVAIHSYSSAEFAVNFLALTSLGAIPSFVNGNLSPEIAREYVRRQGAVGAFTDATHHDVLEGSGLGFCVTAADIRPEHRASLPAAYPYRHDPTDPVLISHSSGTTGMPKGVPHTHRTLMYAQLHRLRYSTGTDMERTLVGLPGAHNAMVATLLYCLLLRTDIKLLSSQRGTDVLDGIEEFRPTTVLAFAGTFGEMAAEDLSARDLSSVQVWFNTGDAAHEAHIRALVQHGSRIEVRRDLSRTRVEGSVFVDGLGSSEAGYSVFHNRHTKDTSAYSRCVGKPISFAEAAVLAEDGTPLPPGEIGRLGFKSPTLTPGYWNDSLTWNRMRLGGYWLTGDLARQDEDGNFYHLDRAPDAIRTRAGIVFSTRTEELLLAELPGLADCTVVGVAPDGVRADWDGDGVADAYVLLQLAQEEGAGDDEEWTARVNSALTDAGFPPVARALRMKPDDVAKGATGKVLKRVMRDRFAADAADVVVAAKEHHV